Proteins encoded within one genomic window of Kaistia algarum:
- a CDS encoding phage protein, with amino-acid sequence MARQWIRKVKLTLGDGGEEMDLSALRIRFQVRQFDLQTPNWAEITVSNPAPNTVDKAKKEYTKVTLQAGYAENFATIFEGEIRQIRYGRENPTDTYLTILGTDGGRAHNYSVVNRTLAAGSTFRQQVDAALEPMKAMGIKVGYIADLGSAKMPRGVVLFGMARDILRNIAQATNTSWSIQNGEFQMIKNDESRPGDAIVVNSRTGMIGLPTQTLDGIEVRTLLNPQFKIGSIIQIDQASVQDAPLGPSIPDEVKNSMIPSTADDGFYKVYVVDHAGDSRGNPYFTDLVCIRADGKGIIPAAISQRGVVLDPNAR; translated from the coding sequence ATGGCGCGTCAATGGATTCGAAAGGTAAAACTGACGCTCGGCGACGGCGGCGAGGAAATGGACCTGTCGGCGCTGCGCATCCGGTTTCAGGTTCGGCAGTTCGATCTGCAGACCCCAAATTGGGCTGAGATCACGGTCTCCAACCCGGCGCCGAACACCGTCGACAAGGCCAAGAAGGAATACACGAAGGTCACGCTCCAGGCAGGCTATGCCGAGAATTTTGCGACGATCTTCGAAGGCGAGATTCGCCAGATCCGCTATGGCCGCGAGAACCCGACCGACACCTATTTGACGATCCTCGGAACGGACGGAGGGCGGGCGCACAATTATTCGGTGGTGAACCGGACGCTCGCGGCGGGGTCGACGTTCCGGCAGCAGGTCGATGCCGCGCTGGAGCCGATGAAGGCGATGGGGATCAAGGTCGGCTACATCGCCGATCTCGGCTCCGCCAAGATGCCGCGCGGCGTTGTCCTGTTCGGCATGGCCCGCGACATCCTTCGCAACATCGCCCAGGCCACGAACACGTCGTGGTCAATCCAGAACGGCGAGTTCCAGATGATCAAGAACGATGAGTCCCGGCCGGGAGACGCGATCGTCGTGAACAGCCGCACCGGCATGATTGGGCTGCCGACGCAGACCTTAGACGGGATCGAGGTCAGGACGCTGCTTAACCCGCAATTCAAGATCGGCAGCATCATCCAGATTGATCAGGCATCCGTCCAAGACGCGCCGCTCGGCCCATCGATCCCCGACGAAGTCAAAAACAGCATGATTCCGAGCACGGCGGACGATGGTTTCTACAAGGTCTATGTCGTTGACCACGCGGGTGATAGCCGCGGCAACCCATACTTCACCGATCTTGTCTGCATTCGCGCCGACGGCAAGGGGATCATCCCGGCAGCGATATCGCAACGGGGTGTCGTCCTCGACCCGAACGCTCGATGA
- a CDS encoding Gp138 family membrane-puncturing spike protein — protein sequence MDLRQRFDDHTEQQDAAGRALQAGMWTAVPCTIISVDFGKQTCSVQPTQKVAIRKPDGSQEWQSMPVLPDAPIHFPGGGGVSMTFPVKAGDEALAIIASRPVDSWHQSGGEQQQGARRMHDLSDAFVMVGFRSNPKALPGVSSDAVQLRSDDGTSSISLKPNGDIDLNTPGAVTAAAAGGITYTGDLTVNGDIILNGISLANHKHTGVTTGASNTGGPTS from the coding sequence ATGGACCTCCGCCAGCGCTTCGACGACCATACCGAACAGCAGGATGCCGCCGGCCGTGCCCTTCAGGCCGGCATGTGGACTGCGGTCCCGTGCACCATCATCAGCGTCGATTTCGGGAAGCAGACCTGCTCGGTACAGCCGACGCAGAAGGTGGCAATCCGCAAGCCGGACGGCTCGCAGGAATGGCAGTCCATGCCGGTGCTGCCCGACGCCCCGATTCACTTTCCTGGGGGCGGCGGCGTGTCGATGACGTTCCCGGTGAAGGCGGGAGACGAAGCGCTCGCCATCATCGCGTCGCGTCCCGTCGATAGCTGGCACCAATCCGGCGGAGAGCAGCAGCAAGGCGCGCGCCGCATGCACGATCTCTCCGATGCCTTTGTCATGGTCGGCTTCCGCTCGAACCCGAAGGCCTTGCCAGGGGTGTCTTCGGACGCCGTGCAACTCCGTAGCGATGACGGGACCTCGTCGATCTCCCTGAAGCCGAATGGCGATATCGATCTCAACACGCCCGGCGCCGTCACCGCGGCGGCAGCGGGCGGCATCACCTATACCGGCGACCTCACGGTGAACGGCGACATCATCCTGAACGGCATCAGCCTCGCAAATCACAAGCATACCGGCGTCACGACGGGCGCCAGCAACACCGGAGGGCCGACGTCGTGA
- a CDS encoding baseplate J/gp47 family protein, translating into MSAPVCTIDATGIHVPSYDDVLAYFQTEFRGIYGSDVYLGNDSQDGQWVAILALAHYDSCTMAAAVYNSYSPTTGQGAGLSSNVKINGIARAIPTHSTVDLTIIGQAGTVISTGIATDGTHRWFLPSTVTIPPGGEIIVTASAEDAGAVEADPGTITTIGTPTRGWQTVTNVLAATAGAPVESDADLRRRQKVSTALPSLTVLEGIAGAVATIEGVTRYAPYENDTNVTDGDGVPPHSIAMVVEGGDAQAIAVAIASKKTPGAYTYGTTAEVVTDRYGLDHTIRFFRPTAKRVKVEISLTALTGYTSGIGTEIQTAVAQWLSELAIGEDVRYFRIAVPANLDNGADSKTYTLTDMQIAFNGDPLGYVDLTIAFNEAAFADPADITLVVT; encoded by the coding sequence ATGAGCGCGCCGGTCTGCACCATCGACGCGACGGGCATTCATGTCCCGAGCTATGACGACGTGCTGGCGTATTTCCAGACGGAGTTCCGCGGCATCTACGGCAGCGACGTCTATCTCGGCAACGATAGCCAGGACGGGCAATGGGTGGCGATCCTTGCGCTCGCCCACTACGATTCCTGCACGATGGCGGCCGCGGTCTATAATTCCTACTCACCGACGACCGGGCAGGGTGCCGGGCTTTCCAGCAACGTCAAGATCAATGGCATTGCACGGGCGATTCCGACACATTCCACGGTCGACCTGACGATCATCGGCCAGGCCGGGACCGTCATCTCGACCGGGATCGCAACTGATGGCACCCATCGGTGGTTCCTGCCGTCGACGGTGACCATTCCGCCAGGCGGCGAGATCATCGTGACAGCATCCGCAGAAGATGCTGGCGCGGTCGAGGCGGACCCCGGCACGATCACCACGATCGGGACGCCGACCCGCGGCTGGCAGACCGTCACCAATGTGCTTGCCGCGACGGCTGGCGCACCGGTCGAAAGCGATGCTGATCTCCGCCGCCGGCAGAAGGTCTCGACGGCGTTGCCGTCCCTCACCGTTCTGGAAGGCATCGCAGGGGCTGTCGCGACGATCGAGGGCGTGACCCGCTATGCCCCCTATGAAAACGATACGAATGTGACCGATGGCGACGGCGTCCCGCCGCATTCGATCGCGATGGTGGTTGAGGGCGGCGACGCGCAGGCCATCGCGGTGGCGATCGCCTCGAAGAAGACGCCTGGCGCCTATACCTATGGCACAACGGCCGAGGTGGTGACCGACCGATATGGGCTCGATCATACCATCCGGTTCTTTCGGCCGACGGCGAAGCGCGTCAAGGTCGAAATCAGCCTCACGGCCCTGACCGGCTATACATCCGGCATCGGCACGGAGATACAAACCGCCGTTGCCCAATGGCTCTCGGAGCTCGCGATCGGCGAAGATGTCCGTTACTTCCGCATCGCGGTCCCGGCAAACCTCGACAATGGCGCGGACAGCAAGACATACACGCTCACCGACATGCAGATCGCATTCAATGGCGACCCACTCGGCTATGTCGATCTGACGATCGCCTTCAACGAAGCGGCCTTCGCCGATCCGGCCGATATCACGCTCGTGGTGACCTGA
- a CDS encoding DUF2612 domain-containing protein: MASAEDYVGLITSYWRGKPRFTATIQISADASVEQQAMIRSLVEAFDLDVSIGAQEDVDGEWIGRTRYINTPIAGAWFAWDTAGLGWEQGVWKGPYDSTTGITRLDDETYRLLLRAKIAANSWDGTVDGAATALAYIFNGIGTTVFIEDPQDMTMTVGLAGTIPSALVLCILIGGYIPLKPAGVRVNYYLTSVSGEPIFGFDVPFADGIPIAGWDEAAWAVTPEYALTHDLVA; this comes from the coding sequence ATGGCGTCGGCGGAGGACTATGTCGGCCTGATCACGAGCTACTGGCGCGGGAAACCTCGGTTCACGGCCACGATCCAGATCTCGGCCGATGCCTCGGTTGAGCAACAGGCCATGATCCGGAGCCTTGTCGAGGCCTTCGATCTCGATGTTTCGATCGGGGCCCAGGAGGACGTCGACGGCGAATGGATCGGGCGGACCCGGTACATCAATACGCCGATCGCGGGGGCATGGTTCGCCTGGGACACGGCCGGCTTGGGATGGGAGCAGGGCGTCTGGAAAGGCCCCTATGATTCGACGACGGGCATCACCCGGCTCGATGACGAGACCTATCGGCTCCTGCTCCGGGCCAAGATCGCAGCGAATTCCTGGGATGGCACCGTCGACGGCGCCGCGACGGCGCTGGCCTACATCTTCAACGGCATCGGCACCACCGTCTTCATCGAAGATCCGCAGGACATGACGATGACGGTCGGCCTCGCCGGCACGATCCCGTCCGCGCTTGTCCTCTGCATCCTGATCGGCGGCTATATCCCACTGAAGCCGGCCGGCGTCCGGGTCAACTATTACCTGACCTCGGTGAGCGGGGAGCCGATCTTCGGCTTCGATGTCCCGTTCGCCGACGGCATTCCCATCGCGGGATGGGATGAAGCCGCGTGGGCCGTGACGCCGGAATACGCGCTGACGCACGACCTCGTGGCCTGA